The genomic DNA CCCGGAGAAGAACATCCTCTTCAACCAGTCCTTCGTCCCGGCCCATTCGGAGCTGGCCTGGATCCTCTCCTGCCACACGCCGCTCGGCTGGCTGAACCGCATGACGCAGTTCAAGGAGAAGGCCGGCAAGCAGAAGGACATGGCGAACCTCGGCCTCTACTCCTACCCGGTGCTGATGGCCGCCGACATCCTGCTCTACAAGGCCACCCACGTCCCGGTGGGCGAGGACCAGAAGCAGCATCTGGAGCTGGCCCGCGACATCGCCGGCGCCTTCAACCGCCGCTACGACACCGAGTTCTTCCCGCTGCCCGAGCCGCAGATCCTCGGCGAGGCGACGCGCGTGATGTCCTTGCGCGACGGCACCAAGAAGATGAGCAAGTCGGACGAGTCCGAATATTCGCGCATCAACATGACCGACGACGCCGACACCATCGCGACGAAGGTCCGCAAGGCCAAGACCGATCCGGAGCCGCTGCCGGACAATCTGGCCGACCTGGAGAAGCGTCCGGAGGCCGACAACCTCGTGACCATCTACGCCGCCCTGTCCGGCCAGACGCGCGAGCAGACGGTGCAGCAGTTCGCGGGCGCCCAGTTCTCCGGCTTCAAGGCGGCGCTGGTCGACCTGTCGGTCGCCAAGCTGGCCCCGATGACCACCCGCATGAAGGAGCTGCTGGACGACAAGGCGGAGATCGACCGCCTGCTGCGCCGCGGCGGCGAACGCGCGGCGGCCATCGCCGAGACGAACCTGAACGGCGTAAAGGACATCATCGGCCTTCTGCGTCCCTGACCACCCCGACCGAAAGGCGTCCGCCGTGACGGCTCCCATCCTGCTCACCGGGTTCCAGCCCTTCGGGGATCACGCCGTCAACCCGACGGCGCTCCTCATGGAGCGGCTGGCCGGCGAGCCGGGGGTCGTCACCGCGGTCCTTCCGGTCGAATACGACGTCTGCGGCGCGGCCTTCGCCGCGCTGCTGGAGGAACACCGGCCCGCCGCCGCCCTGTGCTTCGGGCTGGCCGCCGGGTCCGAATACATCAAGATCGAGCGGCTGGCCTGGAACCGCGACGAGAGCGAGCAGGCCGACAACGCCGGGGTGGTGCGCACCGACGACGCCATCGAGCCGGACGGGCCGACCGCCTACGGCTCCACCCTGCCCGTCCCCACGCTGGTCCGCGAGCTGGCCATCGCCGGCCTGCCGGTGACCTTCAGCGACCATGCCGGCGGCTTCGTCTGCAATCACCTGTTCTACCGCGCCCGCCACCTGATCGAGACGGCGGACCTCGACATTCCCATGGGCTTCATCCACCTGCCGCCGCTGCCGGAGCAGGTCGCCGACCAGCCCGGCCGCTCCGGCCTGACGTTGGATCAGCAGGAACGGGCGTTGCGCGCGCTGGTCGGGCTGCTGCGCCAGGGGCTGGGGATCGTCGCCTGACCCGGCGGCGCCGCGATCAGGGACGCTGCGCCAACCGCTCCATCTCCTTCGCCCAGCCCGCGTAGTTCTTGTGGAGATCGGCCAGCGCCGGATCAGTCCGGGTGCGCTCGGCCATCGCCTGCATCAGCGGCGCCTGGGCCGCCGCCAGCTCCCGCGCGTCGGTGCGCCGCGTCGCCGTCAGGAAGGACGACAGGCTGGTCACCAGCTTTCCCCCCGCCGGGGCCGCCGCCATCTTCGCCAGATCGTTGACGATCCACGGCATGTATTTCAGCACATAGTCGGCGTAGGTGCGCATGACCGGCGCCTGCTCCAGAAGCTCGGCGCGCTCGCGGTCGAAATTCGTGCGGTCGAGGATGGCGTGGTTGCGGTAGACGACCGGCGCCTCCGCCGAGACGTCGCACTCCCAGCCCTTGCGCGGGACCAGCAGATCAGCCTGATCCTTTTCCTCGCGGTAGGGGTAGAAGGGCATGGTCCGGCAGCGCGACGGCTTGTCGGAGTGGATGCCGCAAAGGTTGTCCGGCTGGAGCGCCGGGCAGGGAAAGTGGTTCGGCAGGTAGGCGCTGGGCTGGATCAGCACCGCCACCGTTTTGCGGTTGGGCAGGCGCACGCTGGTGCCCAGCCGGGTGGCGAGGTCGTAGGATTTGGCGTTCGACCGCACCACCGTCCAGACCAGCGCCAGCGGGAAGCGGACGGCGTGGGCCACCGCGTCCGTGAGCGTCAGCGGCAGCAGCCCGTGGCAGCATTTTCCGCAGGCGGTGCAGGCGAAGCGCGGTTCCATTCTTCGAGTCCCCGTCCGCCCTCAGCGTCCGCAGCAGGCCTTGAACTTCTTCCCCGACCCGCAGGGGCAGGGCTCGTTGCGGCCGACCTTGACGACCCGGCGCGGTTCGCCCTTCGGGTTCACCTCGCCGGCGCTGTAGAGCCACTGGCCGTCGATGCGGCGGAAGGACGCGCGCTCGTGGTGGCGCATGTCCTGGCCGTCGCGGCGGAAGTGGATCAGGAATTCGACGGTGCCCTCGTCGCCCTCCTCCGTCGCGCGCAGCACGTCGAGCCGCTGCCAGTCGCACTCCTCGGCCACCCGCTCCGCCTCGGCGCGGTTGAAGTCCTCGCGGATCTCCGGCGCGTGGGTGCGCTCCACATGGTCGAGGTCGTGGCGCACGAAGGCGGTGTAGCGCGACCGCATCAGCGCCTCGGCCGTCGCGGCGGGCGCGCCGGCCAGGATCGGGCCGCAG from Azospirillum brasilense includes the following:
- the trpS gene encoding tryptophan--tRNA ligase, yielding MNRIFSGMQPTRQLHLGNYLGALRNWVELQNSYECIFCVVDLHALTIDQDAEVLRNNIREVTAAYIAAGIDPEKNILFNQSFVPAHSELAWILSCHTPLGWLNRMTQFKEKAGKQKDMANLGLYSYPVLMAADILLYKATHVPVGEDQKQHLELARDIAGAFNRRYDTEFFPLPEPQILGEATRVMSLRDGTKKMSKSDESEYSRINMTDDADTIATKVRKAKTDPEPLPDNLADLEKRPEADNLVTIYAALSGQTREQTVQQFAGAQFSGFKAALVDLSVAKLAPMTTRMKELLDDKAEIDRLLRRGGERAAAIAETNLNGVKDIIGLLRP
- a CDS encoding pyrrolidone-carboxylate peptidase; translation: MTAPILLTGFQPFGDHAVNPTALLMERLAGEPGVVTAVLPVEYDVCGAAFAALLEEHRPAAALCFGLAAGSEYIKIERLAWNRDESEQADNAGVVRTDDAIEPDGPTAYGSTLPVPTLVRELAIAGLPVTFSDHAGGFVCNHLFYRARHLIETADLDIPMGFIHLPPLPEQVADQPGRSGLTLDQQERALRALVGLLRQGLGIVA
- a CDS encoding YkgJ family cysteine cluster protein, which gives rise to MEPRFACTACGKCCHGLLPLTLTDAVAHAVRFPLALVWTVVRSNAKSYDLATRLGTSVRLPNRKTVAVLIQPSAYLPNHFPCPALQPDNLCGIHSDKPSRCRTMPFYPYREEKDQADLLVPRKGWECDVSAEAPVVYRNHAILDRTNFDRERAELLEQAPVMRTYADYVLKYMPWIVNDLAKMAAAPAGGKLVTSLSSFLTATRRTDARELAAAQAPLMQAMAERTRTDPALADLHKNYAGWAKEMERLAQRP
- a CDS encoding YchJ family protein, which codes for MTSSACPCCSGLPFETCCGPILAGAPAATAEALMRSRYTAFVRHDLDHVERTHAPEIREDFNRAEAERVAEECDWQRLDVLRATEEGDEGTVEFLIHFRRDGQDMRHHERASFRRIDGQWLYSAGEVNPKGEPRRVVKVGRNEPCPCGSGKKFKACCGR